From Ficedula albicollis isolate OC2 chromosome 20, FicAlb1.5, whole genome shotgun sequence, one genomic window encodes:
- the SS18L1 gene encoding calcium-responsive transactivator, whose product MSVAFASARPRGKGEVTQQTIQKMLDENHHLIQCIMDYQSKGKTAECTQYQQILHRNLVYLATIADSNQNMQSLLPAPPTQNINLGPGGMSQSASSQSLHSQSNLSDAIGTGLPPSSLMQSQISNGPNHVSMQQSGQNTMPTTSLSMSVSSHGTGPGYSHTVPASQNVPMQGQGSIGNYVSRTNINMQSNPVSMMHQQAATSHYNSAQGGSQHYQGQSSIAMMSQSNQGNSMMGQRPMGPYRASQQGSSQQYMGQEEYYSEQYSHGQGSSEPMNQQYYPDGHGDYAYQQSSYTEQSYDRSFDDSTQHYYEGGNSQYSQQQAGYQQGAAQQQTYSQQQYPNQQSYPGQQQGYGPAQGASSQYSSYQQGQGQQYGSYRASQTGPSAQQQRPYGYEQGQYGNYQQ is encoded by the exons atGTCGGTTGCCTTTGCTTCTGCTCGCCCAAGAGGCAAAGGGGAGGTCACCCAGCAAACTATCCAGAAG ATGCTAGATGAAAATCACCACCTAATACAATGTATTATGGATTATCAGAGCAAGGGGAAAACTGCAGAATGCACTCA ATACCAACAAATCTTGCACAGAAATCTGGTTTACTTGGCAACAATAGCAGACTCTAACCAGAATATGCAGTCCTTGCTTCCTGCT CCACCAACGCAAAATATAAACTTGGGCCCGGGAGGGATGAGTCAGAGTGCATCCAGCCAATCCCTCCACTCGCAGAGCAATCTCAGCGATGCCATCGGGACCggccttcctccttcctccctcatGCAGAGTCAGATTAGCAATG GTCCTAACCACGTGTCTATGCAGCAGTCAGGCCAGAACACCATGCCCACGACCTCCCTGAGTATGAGTGTCAGCAGCCATGGCACTGGCCCCGGCTACAGCCACACCGTGCCTGCCTCTCAGAACGTGCCCATGCAAGGCCAGGGGTCAATAGGCAATTATGTCTCTCGAACAAACATCAACATGCAGTCTAACCCAG TGTCCATGATGCACCAGCAAGCAGCAACGTCACATTACAACTCGGCACAAGGAGGGAGCCAGCACTACCAGGGACAATCCTCCATTGCCATGATGAGCCAGAGCAACCAAGGCAACAGCATGATGGGGCAGCGACCCATGGGCCCTTACAGAGCCTCACAGCAAG GTTCCTCGCAGCAGTACATGGGTCAGGAAGAATATTACAGTGAGCAGTACAGTCATGGCCAAGGCTCTTCAGAACCTATGAATCAGCAATACTATCCAGATG GACATGGTGATTATGCCTATCAGCAATCATCCTATACCGAACAGAGCTACGACCGGTCGTTTGACGACTCTACACAACACTACTATGAAGGAG GAAATTCTCAGtacagccagcagcaggcaggataCCAACAGGGAGCTGCACAACAGCAAACATATTCCCAGCAGCAATACCCAAATCAACAGAGTTACCCAGGACAACAGCAAGGATATG GTCCTGCACAAGGAGCCTCTTCACAGTATTCCAGCTAccaacagggacaggggcagcaaTATGGAAGTTATAGAGCTTCCCAGACAGGCCCATCCGCTCAGCAACAGAGGCCTTATGGCTATGAGCAG ggaCAATATGGAAATTACCAGCAATAA